Proteins encoded by one window of Anabaena sphaerica FACHB-251:
- the glyQ gene encoding glycine--tRNA ligase subunit alpha: MNFQSVIAVLHQFWGQRGCLIAQPYDMEKGAGTKNPHTFLRALGPEPWSVAYVEPCRRPTDGRYGDNPNRFQHYYQYQVLIKPSPDNIQDIYLDSLRALGIRPEDHDVRFVEDNWEDATVGAWGTGWEVWLDGMEITQFTYFQQCGGIDCRPVSIEITYGLERLVMYLQQVEAITKIQWTDNITYGDVHLQGEIEQCTYNFEASNPEMLLNLFNIYEQEAFQLTERGLVLPSLDYVIKCSHTFNLLDARGVISVTERTRYITRIRHLARKVAHLYVEQREKLGFPLLKNAVS; encoded by the coding sequence GTGAATTTTCAATCAGTAATAGCGGTTTTACATCAGTTTTGGGGTCAGCGCGGCTGCTTGATTGCTCAACCTTATGACATGGAGAAGGGAGCAGGCACTAAGAACCCCCATACTTTTTTAAGGGCTTTGGGTCCAGAACCCTGGTCTGTGGCTTACGTTGAACCCTGCCGCCGTCCCACAGATGGACGTTATGGCGACAACCCAAATCGGTTTCAACATTATTATCAGTATCAAGTTCTGATTAAACCTTCACCAGATAATATCCAAGATATATATCTTGATTCTTTAAGGGCTTTGGGTATCCGTCCAGAAGATCATGATGTGCGGTTTGTGGAAGATAACTGGGAAGATGCGACTGTGGGGGCTTGGGGTACGGGTTGGGAAGTTTGGTTAGATGGGATGGAAATTACTCAATTTACCTATTTTCAACAGTGTGGGGGTATTGATTGCCGCCCGGTGTCGATTGAGATTACTTATGGGTTAGAGCGACTGGTGATGTACCTTCAGCAAGTGGAGGCTATTACTAAAATCCAATGGACGGACAACATTACTTATGGTGATGTTCATCTTCAGGGTGAGATTGAGCAGTGTACTTACAACTTTGAAGCGTCGAATCCTGAGATGTTGCTGAATCTGTTCAATATATATGAGCAGGAAGCTTTTCAATTAACGGAACGAGGATTGGTTTTACCCAGCTTGGACTATGTGATTAAGTGTTCCCATACGTTTAATTTGCTGGATGCAAGAGGTGTAATTTCGGTGACGGAACGAACTCGCTACATTACTAGGATTCGGCATTTGGCGAGGAAAGTTGCTCATTTATATGTTGAGCAGAGGGAGAAGTTAGGTTTCCCGCTGCTGAAAAATGCCGTCAGTTGA
- a CDS encoding DUF4079 domain-containing protein — MINVSEALEPIAAWFRSLGVPEPVVHWGHPVMMGIVIFVVGSFVGVSGWRGKLLQEKDKDAAVKSRSSHRQLAPWLFIFLAGGYTGGVLSLVMQHQPLFESPHFWTGSVVLLLLLVNGAISLSGFFGDKAALRVVHAYLGSTALLILFVHAVLGFNLGISL, encoded by the coding sequence ATGATAAATGTAAGTGAAGCTTTAGAACCTATTGCTGCTTGGTTTCGTTCTCTGGGTGTTCCTGAACCGGTTGTGCATTGGGGACATCCGGTGATGATGGGGATTGTGATTTTTGTTGTGGGTAGTTTTGTGGGTGTGTCTGGTTGGCGAGGAAAACTGTTACAAGAGAAAGATAAAGATGCTGCTGTTAAAAGTAGAAGCTCCCATCGTCAGTTAGCACCTTGGTTATTTATATTCTTGGCGGGTGGTTATACAGGTGGTGTATTGTCGTTGGTGATGCAGCATCAACCTCTGTTTGAAAGTCCGCATTTTTGGACTGGTTCTGTTGTGCTGTTGCTGTTGCTGGTTAATGGTGCAATTTCTTTGAGTGGGTTTTTTGGCGATAAAGCAGCTTTGCGGGTGGTTCATGCTTATTTGGGAAGTACAGCACTTTTGATTTTGTTTGTTCATGCTGTATTAGGATTTAATTTAGGTATATCTTTGTAA
- a CDS encoding ComEC/Rec2 family competence protein has product MMQSSGVIICLSYILGLLFTAVPWGGAWILGLGILGAIFFRASYISLWKFAQKGEKSITKAKAGTNTPLNTPHPRVWLIAGLVGLLATLYFQLRIPQPGEKDISQFVSAENNSNQEQLVIVRGEVAGTPRLTRSQRGQFWLEATQLDEVKNDQGPASVPKGVTGKLYVTVPILQSTGLYPGQQIAVTGMLYKPKAASNPGAFDFQKYLKQEGTFAGLVGKQINFIDEDRKWGWWQIREQIVRSQVRWLGVPEGPLVSAMVLGSKAVDLPYDIRDLFVKVGLAHALAASGFQTSLILGVILQLTRRAKKGTQIIFGALGLITFLCLAGFQAAILRAVIMGFAALIGLALDRKVQQLGSLLLAATLLLLFNPLWIWDLGFQLSFLATLGLIVTATPITKRLDWLPPAIAALISVPLAATIWTLPLLLQVFSVVAVYSVPLNIITTPLISVISIGGMISGLASLILPDLGSTLASFLYYPTHWLIQLAEFFADLPGSSVAVGSISTWQMIVIYGLIISTRLLRWWQKRWWFAGLMAIVLVIIPVWHSTNNLLRITLLATDKEPVLVIQDQGKVTLVNSGDEGTGRFTILPFLQQQGINQIDSTISSKFLGNENDAWLEIMESLRINNFYAYTSKSENNIETQSIQQKLQKYKGIYQPLTLGQTVNTGAIIAQFINDKSPILKLQIFGQNWLLVGSVKSQQITQLLKSGDLSRPQVLWCPSESLQDLVVALQPQVAIASANNLDSKTLSALSKGQTKLFFTGRDGAIQWTPKGDFEAFIQVTENKSSDL; this is encoded by the coding sequence ATGATGCAGAGTAGTGGCGTTATTATTTGTTTGTCCTATATTTTAGGTTTGCTGTTTACAGCAGTTCCTTGGGGTGGTGCATGGATTTTGGGACTGGGGATATTAGGAGCAATTTTTTTTCGTGCAAGTTATATTAGTCTGTGGAAATTTGCTCAGAAAGGTGAAAAGTCCATCACCAAAGCTAAGGCAGGGACTAATACTCCGCTGAATACTCCTCATCCTAGAGTATGGCTTATAGCTGGACTGGTGGGGTTGTTGGCAACTCTGTATTTTCAATTGCGGATACCCCAACCAGGAGAAAAAGATATTAGTCAGTTTGTTTCTGCTGAAAATAATAGCAATCAAGAACAGTTAGTAATTGTGCGTGGGGAAGTTGCAGGTACTCCCCGTTTAACTCGCAGTCAAAGAGGGCAATTTTGGCTGGAAGCGACGCAGCTAGATGAAGTTAAAAATGATCAAGGTCCTGCAAGTGTACCAAAAGGGGTGACGGGTAAATTATATGTAACTGTGCCTATTCTTCAGTCTACTGGTTTATATCCTGGTCAACAAATTGCTGTGACTGGGATGTTATATAAACCTAAAGCGGCATCAAACCCTGGTGCTTTTGATTTTCAGAAGTATCTGAAGCAGGAAGGTACTTTTGCGGGTTTGGTTGGTAAACAGATCAATTTTATTGATGAAGATAGAAAATGGGGATGGTGGCAAATTCGGGAACAAATTGTGCGATCGCAAGTTCGTTGGTTGGGTGTTCCTGAAGGTCCTTTAGTTAGTGCAATGGTTTTGGGTAGTAAGGCTGTTGATTTACCTTATGATATTCGTGATTTATTTGTAAAGGTTGGTTTAGCTCACGCTTTAGCTGCTTCGGGTTTTCAAACTTCCCTAATTTTGGGTGTAATTTTACAACTCACTAGACGAGCAAAAAAGGGAACGCAGATTATTTTTGGTGCGTTGGGTTTAATTACTTTCTTGTGTTTAGCTGGGTTTCAAGCTGCGATTCTGAGAGCAGTAATTATGGGTTTTGCAGCATTAATTGGTTTGGCTTTGGACAGGAAAGTTCAACAATTAGGATCTTTGCTGTTGGCAGCTACGCTATTATTGTTATTTAATCCTCTTTGGATTTGGGATTTAGGTTTTCAACTTAGTTTTTTGGCTACTTTGGGGTTAATTGTTACAGCCACACCAATAACTAAACGTTTGGATTGGCTGCCACCTGCGATCGCTGCTTTAATTTCTGTTCCTCTAGCTGCAACAATTTGGACTCTACCGCTACTTTTACAGGTTTTTAGTGTGGTTGCAGTTTACAGTGTGCCATTGAATATTATCACTACTCCATTAATTTCTGTGATTAGTATCGGTGGCATGATTAGCGGTTTGGCAAGTTTAATTTTACCAGATTTAGGAAGCACTTTAGCAAGTTTCTTATATTATCCAACTCATTGGTTAATTCAATTAGCAGAATTTTTTGCTGATCTGCCAGGAAGCTCGGTGGCAGTTGGTAGTATATCTACTTGGCAAATGATAGTAATTTATGGATTAATCATCTCTACTAGGTTGTTACGTTGGTGGCAAAAAAGATGGTGGTTTGCGGGTTTAATGGCTATTGTTTTAGTGATAATTCCTGTTTGGCATTCTACAAATAATTTATTACGCATCACATTATTAGCAACCGATAAAGAACCAGTTTTGGTAATTCAAGATCAAGGAAAAGTTACTTTAGTTAATAGCGGTGATGAAGGTACAGGACGTTTCACTATTTTACCTTTTCTACAACAACAGGGGATTAATCAAATTGATTCGACAATTTCTAGTAAATTTTTAGGCAATGAGAATGATGCTTGGCTAGAAATCATGGAAAGTTTACGTATTAATAATTTTTATGCTTATACCTCTAAATCAGAAAATAATATTGAAACTCAATCTATTCAACAAAAACTGCAAAAGTATAAAGGAATTTATCAGCCTTTAACATTAGGTCAGACTGTAAATACTGGTGCTATAATTGCCCAATTCATCAATGACAAATCACCGATTTTAAAATTGCAAATTTTTGGACAAAATTGGTTATTAGTAGGTAGTGTCAAGTCTCAACAAATAACACAGCTACTTAAAAGTGGTGATTTGTCTCGTCCACAGGTGCTTTGGTGTCCATCAGAATCTTTACAAGATTTGGTTGTGGCACTGCAACCACAAGTGGCAATAGCATCTGCTAATAACCTTGACAGCAAAACTTTATCCGCTTTAAGCAAAGGACAAACAAAACTGTTCTTTACAGGTAGAGATGGCGCGATTCAATGGACTCCCAAGGGTGACTTTGAAGCTTTCATCCAAGTCACAGAAAACAAATCTTCGGATTTGTAA